CAATATAGATTTAGATATTATAAGAATTGATGATTTAATTATCAATAAAACGGAGCAAAAGGTTTTTAGAGCAGGAAACGAAATTGCGTTGACTTTAAAAGAGTTTCAGCTTCTCGTTTATCTTGCGGAAGCGCAGGGTAGGACGGTTTCTAAGCAACAAATTACTGAGAATGTATGGGAACATAATTTTAATACCAATACCAATACAGTAGAAGTTTATATCAATTTTCTAAGAAAAAAAATTGACAAAGAATATAAAGTAAAGTTGATTCATACCAGATCGGGTTTCGGTTACTATTTAAATCCTTTGTAAACAAAACTAAAAATCGACAACCAAAAACCAATAACTATTTAGATGTCTTTAAAAAGAAAGATTGCGCTTACGCTAAGTGTTTCGTTTTCCCTGCTTTTTGGGGTTGTTTTAATCATTATTTATCTTTCGTTTAATGATTTCCGTAGGGAAGAGTTTAAAGACCGATTTGTAAGGCGATTAGGGTTTACCACCAACTTTATTTCAAAATCTAAAAATTTTGAGAACGAAGCGCCTATTTTTTTTAATGAAAATTCAGATAACTTCCTTCTCAATGAAACCATTTTAATTTTTAATGGTCAAAAAGAGCTAATATACAGCACCATTAAAGACCAAAAAGTAACATGGAATAAAGAACTTCTTGTTGAGCTCGATAAGAAAAAAGACATCTACAACGAAGATGTTGTACCGGAAGTGTATGCTGCTTTAAAAAACATCAACGGAGAAAATTACTACATTCTCACCAGTGCATACGATACCAACGGGAAATCGAAGTTGGAGTATTTGAAATATCTTTTAATTACCGCTTTTATTACCTGCACCTTACTGATTGGTTTTTTTAGTTATTATTTTATGGGTAAATTTCTTCAGCCTTTGGAAGATTTAAATAAAGAAATTTCTGAAGTCACTGCTCATAAACTTACCACACAAATTCCGGTAGAGCAGTCGAATGACGAAATAAGTATTTTGGCAAATTCATTTAATACAATGATTTCGAGATTGAATGACGTTTTTCAGTCACAGAAAGATTTTACGGCAAGTGCATCCCACGAAATCAGGACACCGATTACAAGAATGGCTTTTCAGTTGGAAAATTTAATTAAACTCGAGCAACATTCTCCTGAAACTCTTTCTGCTTTAAAACAGATGCTGAAAGATGTATATCAATTGTCTGACCTTACGAATTCTTTATTGCTTCTTACAAAATTTGATAAAGAAAATATTCAGAGTATTTATGAAGAGGTAAGAATTGATGAAGTCATTTTTGAATCTTTCGACCGTGTACAGAAAAGTTATCCCCATCTTAAAATGGATTTTCTTATTTCCGAAGAAACTCAGGAAAATGCTTTTCTTACCATTAACGGAGTGCAGTCGCTTTTAGATATTGTATTTATTAATTTACTGAAAAATGCAGCAGTCTATTCTGATAATGCTGATGTGAAAATTCTTATAACCGAAAATGAAAATCATTTAACAGTTGATGTACTTTCTCAAGGTAATACGATTTCTGAAGAAGAGCTGCCAAAACTTTTTGAAGCGTTTATGCGCGGAAATAATTCTCAGAATATTTCAGGCTCTGGTTTAGGGCTTCGTATTGCTAAAAGAATTTTAGAATATCATAATGCTAAAATCAATTACAATTCCCCTGCTGAAAATATGAATAAGTTTAGCGTGATTTTCAATAAATAAAATTTTAAAATAAAATCTGTGGGAAAATTATAAGAGACTGTTTAAATTTTATTAATATAAATTCTGCAAGATTGGCTTTTGATTTTTTTTCAATCATTTTTTATATAATTCTCGCAGATCGTACAGATTTAGCAGATTAAAAACAGAGGAATCAATCTGCTAAATCAGCAAAATCTGCGAGATAAATTATTTTCATTTAAATTTAAACATTCTCTAAACCATTAAGAAGACTTACTGAGTTAAGAATATTAAGCTGAGCTTTGCTTTAAGTACTTGTCATTTTAAAATCTATTTGATTTTTCTTAATAAAACTTAACTTCTTAAATCTCCTTAATGGTTCAAAAAACGTTTTATTTTTTTCTAAAATCCAAATTTAATTTTTTTTTAAGCCTCCTT
The sequence above is a segment of the Chryseobacterium turcicum genome. Coding sequences within it:
- a CDS encoding sensor histidine kinase → MSLKRKIALTLSVSFSLLFGVVLIIIYLSFNDFRREEFKDRFVRRLGFTTNFISKSKNFENEAPIFFNENSDNFLLNETILIFNGQKELIYSTIKDQKVTWNKELLVELDKKKDIYNEDVVPEVYAALKNINGENYYILTSAYDTNGKSKLEYLKYLLITAFITCTLLIGFFSYYFMGKFLQPLEDLNKEISEVTAHKLTTQIPVEQSNDEISILANSFNTMISRLNDVFQSQKDFTASASHEIRTPITRMAFQLENLIKLEQHSPETLSALKQMLKDVYQLSDLTNSLLLLTKFDKENIQSIYEEVRIDEVIFESFDRVQKSYPHLKMDFLISEETQENAFLTINGVQSLLDIVFINLLKNAAVYSDNADVKILITENENHLTVDVLSQGNTISEEELPKLFEAFMRGNNSQNISGSGLGLRIAKRILEYHNAKINYNSPAENMNKFSVIFNK